One window of Vitis riparia cultivar Riparia Gloire de Montpellier isolate 1030 chromosome 5, EGFV_Vit.rip_1.0, whole genome shotgun sequence genomic DNA carries:
- the LOC117914038 gene encoding transcription termination factor MTERF5, chloroplastic-like, protein MRMMVGFLRKVALLQVRFTLSDSPTLQSLPFLHFHHHPFSSSSKAHSFTVSHLINSCGFSHQEALSASKFIHFETPEKPDSVFSFFNSHGFSKSQTSKIVRSQPQLIVSDPEKSLLPKLQFFYSKGVSKPDVARIVVSTPAILKRSLENQIIPSYNFFKDFFQSEEMAMGIVKRFARILLFDLHTYVESNINALQEFEVPKSNIAALLRHQPRVFMVRPNQFREILEEVKKMGFDPSQMKFVLAVQAIRGMSKSTWERKIDAYKSWCCSEEEIRLAFLKLPWSMVLSEDKLMATMDFYVNKMGWESSFIARRPVLLSLSLEKRIIPRYSVVQVLLSKGLINKDISPRVLFESTEKKFMQKFVNLYKKEASQLLNLYQERKKSIFQKKQDCLPEGRGSFRICTP, encoded by the coding sequence ATGAGGATGATGGTCGGCTTCCTCCGCAAAGTCGCTCTGCTTCAGGTGAGGTTTACTCTCTCGGATTCTCCAACCCTACAAAGCTTGCCTTTTCTTCACTTCCACCACCACCCATTCTCATCTTCATCCAAAGCACACTCATTCACTGTGTCTCACCTCATAAACTCATGTGGCTTCTCCCATCAAGAGGCTCTATCAGCTTCCAAATTCATCCACTTTGAAACCCCCGAAAAACCCGATTCCGTCTTTTCCTTCTTCAACAGCCATGGCTTCTCCAAATCCCAAACCTCAAAAATTGTTAGATCACAACCTCAACTCATTGTATCCGACCCCGAGAAATCCCTTTTGCCCAAACTCCAATTTTTCTACTCCAAAGGCGTTTCTAAGCCTGACGTTGCCAGGATCGTAGTCTCTACCCCAGCCATCTTGAAACGAAGCTTGGAAAATCAAATCATCCCATCGTATAATTTCTTCAAAGATTTCTTTCAATCCGAAGAGATGGCAATGGGTATTGTTAAACGCTTTGCGCGGATTCTACTGTTTGATCTTCACACCTATGTGGAATCTAATATCAATGCGTTGCAAGAATTTGAAGTACCCAAATCAAATATTGCTGCATTGCTAAGGCACCAGCCTAGGGTATTCATGGTGCGGCCAAATCAGTTTAGGGAGATTTTGGAGGAAGTAAAGAAAATGGGGTTTGATCCTTCACAAATGAAGTTTGTTCTAGCAGTTCAAGCAATAAGAGGGATGTCAAAATCAACCTGGGAAAGGAAGATTGATGCTTATAAGAGTTGGTGCTGTTCTGAGGAAGAGATTCGTTTAGCCTTTTTAAAGTTACCCTGGTCTATGGTACTTTCCGAGGATAAATTAATGGCAACAATGGATTTCTACGTCAATAAAATGGGGTGGGAGTCTTCTTTCATTGCTCGCCGGCCGGTGCTTCTCTCGCTTAGCTTGGAGAAGAGAATTATTCCTCGGTATTCAGTTGTTCAAGTTTTGTTGTCAAAAGGTTTGATTAATAAAGATATTAGCCCAAGAGTTCTGTTTGAATCTACTGAAAAGAAGTTTATGCAAAAGTTTGTAAATCTCTACAAGAAAGAAGCTTCTCAGTTATTGAACTTGTACCAGGAAAGGAAAAAGTCAATCTTCCAGAAAAAGCAAGATTGTCTCCCAGAGGGAAGGGGTAGTTTTAGAATTTGTACACCCTGA
- the LOC117914604 gene encoding uncharacterized protein LOC117914604 — translation MTMMVGFLRKALVLQVRFTLSASPTPQSLPYLHHHLYPFSSSSEAHSFTVSHLINSCGFSHKAALSASKYLHFKTPEKPNSVFAFFNSHGFSESQTSKIVRSQPQLLVSDPDKSLLPKLQFFYSKGASNPDVVKIIASCPVIMKRSLENQIIPSFNFFKDFFQSEEMTMAAVKRFSRVLIVNPHICVESNINALQESGVPKSNIAALLSLQPRAFMVRPNHFREILEEVKKMGFDPSKTRFPTAVQAMTGMSKSTWERKIDAYKRWGWSEEDIWLAFTKSPWCMIYSEDKIMATMDFFVNKMGRESSLIANRPFLIGLSLEKRIIPRYSVVQVLLSKGLIDKDISLVVLFESTEKMFLEKFVNGYKEEAPQLLNLYQEKVNLSGKARGKG, via the coding sequence ATGACGATGATGGTGGGCTTCCTCCGCAAAGCCCTTGTACTCCAGGTGAGGTTTACTCTCTCAGCTTCACCAACTCCACAAAGCCTGCCTTATCTTCACCACCACCTCTACCCATTCTCATCTTCATCCGAAGCACACTCATTCACTGTGTCTCACCTCATAAACTCATGTGGCTTCTCCCATAAAGCGGCTCTATCGGCTTCCAAATACTTGCACTTTAAAACCCCAGAAAAACCCAATTCGGTCTTTGCCTTCTTCAACAGCCATGGCTTCTCCGAATCCCAGACCTCAAAAATTGTAAGGTCACAACCTCAACTCCTCGTATCCGACCCAGACAAATCCCTTTTGCCCAAACTCCAATTTTTCTACTCCAAGGGCGCTTCTAACCCTGACGTTGTCAAGATCATAGCCTCTTGCCCAGTCATCATGAAACGAAGTTTGGAAAATCAAATCATCCCAtcctttaatttcttcaaagaTTTCTTTCAATCCGAGGAGATGACAATGGCTGCTGTTAAACGCTTTTCACGGGTTCTAATAGTTAATCCCCACATCTGTGTGGAATCTAATATCAATGCGTTGCAAGAATCTGGAGTACCCAAATCTAATATTGCCGCATTGCTAAGCCTCCAGCCTAGGGCATTCATGGTGAGACCAAATCATTTTAGGGAGATTTTGGAGGAAGTAAAGAAAATGGGGTTTGATCCTTCAAAAACAAGGTTTCCCACAGCAGTCCAAGCAATGACAGGGATGTCAAAATCAACCTGGGAAAGGAAGATTGATGCTTATAAGAGGTGGGGCTGGTCTGAGGAAGATATTTGGTTAGCCTTTACAAAGTCACCCTGGTGTATGATATATTCCGAGGATAAAATAATGGCAACAATGGATTTCTTCGTCAATAAAATGGGGAGGGAGTCTTCTTTGATTGCTAACCGGCCCTTTCTCATCGGGCTTAGCTTGGAGAAGAGAATTATTCCTCGGTATTCAGTTGTTCAAGTTTTGTTGTCAAAGGGTTTGATTGATAAAGACATTAGCCTGGTAGTTCTGTTTGAATCTACTGAAAAGATGTTTCTGGAAAAGTTTGTGAATGGCTACAAGGAAGAAGCCCCTCAGTTATTGAACTTGTACCAGGAAAAAGTCAATCTTTCAGGAAAAGCAAGAGGGAAGGGGTAG